A single window of Rana temporaria chromosome 1, aRanTem1.1, whole genome shotgun sequence DNA harbors:
- the LOC120933504 gene encoding protein ALP1-like: MDLGNYYQNVTSFVMMYYVWRKKSLTRKMSARGRRYWAHPMLLKRPSEGFFALQYADLRRYPPKFFNFTRMTIPTFDYLLEKLHPRLYRTNTDMRLAVPPEERLLITLRFLASGVSYTSLSHFFLLGISTISVIVHETCEAIWEELRSSAMPVPDATMWQEIATGFWKKTQFPNCVGALDGKHVRIQMPPGSGSQFFNYKKYFSLVLMAICDSNYKFIAVDIGAYGSNADARIFSSSVMGRRILEGHFNFPADQPLPSTVGPDLPHVLVADEAFGLSHHLLRPYARQNLTTPKKIFNYRLSRARRLIECTFGILSGKWRIFHSAIQLSVENAQLAIQACCVLHNVIREKEGISVEEEDEVDLPSVRFSGLRPNNSAITMRDNFTNFFMSPEGEVPWQYQYV, translated from the exons ATGGATTTGGGGAATTATTATCAGAATGTGACATCATTTGTCATGAtgtactatgtgtggagaaaaaaaagcttGACCAGGAAGATGTCTGCTAGGGGACGCAGGTACTGGGCACATCCCATGCTCCTCAAAAGGCCAAGTGAGGGTTTCTTTGCGCTGCAATATGCAGATTTGCGACGTTACCCtcctaaattttttaatttcactaGAATGACGATCCCAACGTTTGATTATTTGCTTGAAAAGTTACATCCCAGACTATACCGTACAAACACAGACATGCGACTTGCTGTGCCTCCAGAGGAGCGACTTCTCATTACCCTCAG GTTTCTTGCATCTGGAGTGTCTTATACGTcactaagccatttttttttattgggaatatCGACCATATCAGTGATAGTGCATGAGACCTGCGAAGCAATATGGGAGGAGCTTCGTTCTTCTGCAATGCCGGTTCCTGATGCTACCATGTGGCAGGAAATTGCGACTGGCTTTTGGAAAAAAACTCAATTCCCCAATTGTGTTGGAGCTCTGGATGGGAAACATGTCAGAATCCAGATGCCACCAGGATCTGGCTCGCAATTtttcaattataaaaaatatttttcactaGTGCTAATGGCAATTTGCGACAGTAACTACAAATTTATAGCCGTTGATATAGGAGCCTATGGATCGAATGCCGACGCAAGAATATTTTCATCATCAGTAATGGGGAGAAGAATACTGGAGGGACACTTTAATTTCCCAGCAGATCAACCACTACCATCAACTGTAGGACCAGATTTGCCACATGTTCTAGTTGCTGATGAGGCATTTGGACTTTCTCATCATCTTTTAAGGCCTTATGCCAGGCAGAATTTAACGACCCCAAAGAAAATTTTCAACTACCGCTTGAGTCGTGCAAGGCGCCTTATTGAATGCACCTTTGGCATTTTGAGCGGCAAATGGCGCATATTTCATAGCGCTATACAACTTAGCGTGGAGAATGCCCAACTGGCAATCCAAgcctgctgtgtcctccacaaTGTCATCCGCGAGAAGGAAGGGATTTCAgttgaggaagaggacgaggtagACCTACCATCTGTGCGCTTTTCCGGACTGCGACCCAACAATTCAGCCATTACCATGCGTGACAATTTTACTAATTTTTTTATGTCCCCAGAAGGAGAGGTTCCGTGGCAGTATCAATATGTGTAA
- the LOC120933495 gene encoding uncharacterized protein LOC120933495 translates to MSRSGAGASKYKKGAFFEMLDFLRNVMSLRSTATNISETEEETDTEFSQPDPMGETGVTESEAAEDATRAARPIPPTTSVPIRSVGSTVRKRPQKNKLDNAMLSFMEEMKARRPDSNDPFLDPNNEDALFLRSQYHLLQKMNPDRKLDMRLAIGQYIGTCLKASMSGDPVPQVISPSQRQFYPDHPPPAPYTHRFQPSPIPHHYRAPASTAQNFPVPPQAPNYDPSPSQGTSRSDSSLFPTPYYQDL, encoded by the exons ATGTCCCGCAGTGGAGCTGGAGCCTCCAAGTACAAAAAGGGTGCATTTTTTGAAATGCTGGATTTCCTGCGTAACGTGATGAGCCTAAGAAG TACAGCCACTAACATCAGTGAAACGGAGGAGGAAACAGATACTGAATTTTCGCAGCCAGATCCCATGGGAGAAACTGGAGTGACAGAAAGTGAGGCAGCTGAAGATGCCACTAGAGCTGCAAGACCGATTCCACCAACCACAAGTGTGCCT ATTCGTTCAGTTGGTTCAACTGTGAGAAAGCgtccacaaaaaaacaaattagaTAACGCCATGCTGAGCTTCATGGAGGAGATGAAAGCAAGAAGACCTGACTCCAACGATCCTTTTTTGGACCCTAACAACGAGGACGCTTTATTCCTAAGAAGCCAGTACCACCTGCTACAAAAAATGAATCCGGATCGAAAACTTGATATGCGCCTGGCAATTGGCCAGTATATCGGTACTTGTCTGAAGGCTTCTATGTCAGGAGACCCTGTGCCCCAAGTTATCTCCCCTTCCCAACGCCAATTCTACCCCGATCACCCACCACCAGCTCCCTACACTCACCGATTCCAACCCAGCCCTATACCCCATCATTACCGTGCCCCTGCCTCCACTGCCCAAAATTTTCCAGTCCCACCCCAGGCACCCAACTATGATCCCTCTCCTTCCCAGGGGACTTCACGATCTGATTCCTCCCTTTTCCCCACCCCTTATTATCAAGatctataa